The following is a genomic window from Clostridium fungisolvens.
AGGAGATAAACCATATCAAAAATTATATAGCATTGATGGCAATAAGATTTGAGCATAACATAAGTTTGAGAATAAATATTGACGAAAGATTAATGGACAAGGATGTGCTTAAGTTATCGCTTCAACCATTAGTAGAAAATGCAGTAAAGCATGGATTAAGTAAGAAACTTGTAAAAGAGGATGGTACAATAGTTGTTGATGGTAAAGAGGATAAAGAATTCACTTATATAACTATTACAGATAATGGTTGTGGTATAGATGAAGCTAGTCTTATAGAACTAAAAGAGTTTTTAAATAGCAGTGAACAAAACACAAAGCATGGACTTGGAATGAAAAATGTAAATGAAAGAATAAAGATTTATTATGGAGAGTATTATGGCATCGATATTGTCAGTAAAAAAGGTTATTTTACTAAGATAATACTAAAATTACCAAGGTAAGGTGGAGAGGCTATTTGAAAAAGGTTTTGATAGTTGATGATGAAAAGTTTATACGAAATGGACTTGAATCCATAATTAAAAGAAAATATGAAGATAAATATGAAACCATTTTATGTTCAAATGGGATTGATGCATTGGATAAAGTAAAGAATAACGAAATATTTTTTGTTATTACTGATATAAGAATGCCTGATTGTGATGGAATAGAATTTTTGAAAAAATTAAATAACGAAGAGATAAAAATTCCGACATTGATTCTTAGCGGTTACGATGATTTTAATTATGCCGTAGAAGCATTAAGATATGGTGCGAAGGATTATTTATTAAAGCCTATAAAAAAGAATGAATTATATGAGTGTATTGAAAAAATAGAAAAAGAGTACGATCTAGCTATGGAAAATAGCAATAAGGAGAGTATTGAGCTAATAAATGAAGTTAGTAATAGATTCAACATAATACTATTAAATGAAAGGCTTAATGATGAGGCAATAAAAGAGGAATTAGCAAAGCTTTGTCAGGGAATTGACGAAAGTTCTTATTATTTAGCTGTTCTCTTTAAGAAAGATTTAATGATGATACCTGAGACAGAAAGGAATGAAAAGTATGATGAGCTGTTAAAAGCAATCATACGGCAAGAAGAAAAGGTTTCTGCCTTTGTTGATAATCAAGGAAACTTGAACATAATCTATAGTGACATTAATGCAATAGCTGATATAAAAAATTGGATTAATGAAAATAAAAAATACGGATACTGCTGTGGAGTAAGTAATAATTTAATTGATTTCAATCAATTTAGATTTGGATATAAGAATGCTATCCTTGCTTTAAAGAGCAATTTAATATACAAGGAAAATAGACGTCTTACAACTTATGAATATGTATTAGAAAAGAGTA
Proteins encoded in this region:
- a CDS encoding response regulator transcription factor, with the protein product MKKVLIVDDEKFIRNGLESIIKRKYEDKYETILCSNGIDALDKVKNNEIFFVITDIRMPDCDGIEFLKKLNNEEIKIPTLILSGYDDFNYAVEALRYGAKDYLLKPIKKNELYECIEKIEKEYDLAMENSNKESIELINEVSNRFNIILLNERLNDEAIKEELAKLCQGIDESSYYLAVLFKKDLMMIPETERNEKYDELLKAIIRQEEKVSAFVDNQGNLNIIYSDINAIADIKNWINENKKYGYCCGVSNNLIDFNQFRFGYKNAILALKSNLIYKENRRLTTYEYVLEKSKTIVQNELVEKLINLIGTKRRDKIVEFLQLIYAEEVVREHGIVYLERSNEKLLENMKSYLDQQISSNLELKHKLEFISNILNFSNYREFYYELKELVLYVDELLFEMRRALCDKSFIGKAIEYINDNYSKNLSLTVVSNVVSVNYSYFSQVFKEHTGENFINYLRNIRVKKAQELLREQELKVYEVAEAVGYSDSKQFTKAFKSVTGITPQEFKEKQFIN